A region of Paucidesulfovibrio longus DSM 6739 DNA encodes the following proteins:
- the rnhA gene encoding ribonuclease HI — translation MNEVTIYTDGSCLGNPGPGGWAAVLSYGDKRKELSGGFRNTTNNRMELRAVIEALSALKKPCAVTLFTDSQYVRNALTKGWLDGWVKNGWKTAAKKPVKNQDLWRALMPLVREHKVDFRWVRGHAGNPENERCDVLARTQAGMSGQPEDKEA, via the coding sequence GTGAACGAAGTGACCATCTACACGGACGGCTCCTGCCTGGGGAACCCCGGTCCGGGCGGCTGGGCCGCCGTGCTCAGCTACGGGGACAAGCGCAAGGAGCTTTCCGGAGGCTTCCGCAACACCACCAACAACCGCATGGAACTGCGCGCCGTGATCGAGGCGCTCTCCGCCCTGAAGAAACCCTGCGCCGTGACGCTCTTCACGGACTCCCAATACGTGCGCAACGCCCTGACCAAGGGCTGGCTCGACGGCTGGGTCAAGAACGGCTGGAAGACCGCCGCCAAGAAACCCGTGAAGAACCAGGATCTCTGGCGCGCGCTCATGCCCCTGGTGCGGGAGCACAAGGTGGATTTCCGCTGGGTGCGCGGCCACGCGGGCAACCCGGAAAACGAGCGCTGCGACGTGCTCGCCCGGACCCAGGCCGGCATGAGCGGCCAGCCCGAGGACAAGGAAGCCTGA
- a CDS encoding methyl-accepting chemotaxis protein: MRIKRFRDWGIFAKVMSLFVGFLALVFGGMLFYYLPLFERTLMGEKQQALSDHVDVAWSVVAHYGTLESQGKLTLEEAQQRAIDDVRNMRYQGDQYFWINDLRPFMVMHPIKPELDGTDISGSADPNGKHLFVEMAKVAKAEGKGFVDYMWPKPGHDAPQPKISFVRLYEPWGWVVGSGIYVDDVAAQTQKLRWTILIPFIGCSLLVMVLVFYIIRGIVGRLHRAVELAGEIRLGDLSKRLDFDQQNEVGKLGEALNAMAEGLEDKARLAERIAAGDLTSDVRVASDRDTLGQALQRMSGELNKLISQVREATAQMDEGANQVSESSQSLSEGATEQAAAIQQITSAMNEIGSQTRSSAEKAAKASSLADGARKSAEQGGDEMRRMVEAMDQINESSQAISKIIKVIDEIAFQTNLLALNAAVEAARAGSHGKGFAVVAEEVRNLASRSAKAARETAQLIEGSVNRTAHGDSIVRETADSLSAIVEQAASVAALVADISDASDRQAQGVQQVSDGLNQIDAVTQRNTANAEETASAAEELSAQSTELRGLMHRFKVRREGMGGRPDSDEEKPVRMEVRRERPRSLPGSGVRTEKGARQSRPAEQGAWDGKAQEPGEIISLDDDEYGRY; encoded by the coding sequence ATGCGTATCAAGCGGTTTCGCGACTGGGGCATCTTCGCCAAGGTCATGTCCTTGTTCGTGGGGTTTCTAGCCCTGGTCTTCGGGGGAATGCTCTTTTATTACCTGCCGCTCTTCGAGCGCACGCTCATGGGCGAAAAGCAGCAGGCTCTCAGCGACCACGTGGACGTTGCCTGGTCCGTTGTCGCGCACTACGGCACGCTGGAATCCCAGGGCAAGCTCACCCTCGAGGAGGCCCAGCAGCGGGCCATAGATGACGTGAGGAACATGCGCTACCAGGGGGACCAGTATTTCTGGATCAACGACCTGCGGCCCTTCATGGTCATGCACCCCATCAAGCCGGAACTGGACGGCACGGACATTTCCGGCAGCGCCGACCCCAACGGCAAGCATCTCTTCGTGGAAATGGCCAAGGTGGCCAAGGCCGAGGGCAAGGGGTTCGTGGACTACATGTGGCCCAAGCCCGGACATGACGCCCCGCAGCCCAAGATTTCCTTCGTGCGGCTCTACGAGCCCTGGGGCTGGGTCGTGGGCAGCGGCATCTACGTGGACGACGTGGCCGCGCAGACCCAAAAGCTGCGCTGGACCATCCTGATCCCGTTCATCGGCTGCTCCCTGCTGGTCATGGTGCTCGTGTTCTACATCATCCGGGGCATCGTGGGCAGGCTGCACCGCGCCGTGGAGCTGGCCGGGGAAATCCGGCTCGGCGACCTGAGCAAGCGGCTCGACTTCGACCAGCAGAACGAGGTCGGCAAGCTCGGCGAGGCGCTCAACGCCATGGCCGAGGGACTGGAAGACAAGGCCCGGCTGGCCGAGCGCATCGCCGCCGGGGATCTCACCTCGGACGTGCGCGTGGCCTCGGACCGAGACACGCTCGGCCAGGCGCTTCAGCGCATGAGCGGCGAGCTGAACAAGCTCATCAGCCAGGTGCGCGAGGCCACGGCCCAGATGGACGAGGGCGCGAACCAGGTTTCCGAGTCGAGCCAGTCCCTTTCCGAGGGAGCCACGGAACAGGCCGCGGCCATCCAGCAGATCACCAGCGCCATGAACGAGATCGGTTCCCAGACCCGCTCCAGCGCGGAAAAGGCCGCCAAGGCAAGCTCCCTGGCGGACGGCGCGCGCAAGTCCGCGGAGCAGGGCGGCGACGAGATGCGGCGCATGGTCGAGGCCATGGACCAGATCAACGAATCCAGCCAGGCCATCAGCAAGATCATCAAGGTCATCGACGAGATCGCCTTCCAGACCAACCTCCTGGCCCTGAACGCGGCCGTGGAGGCGGCGCGGGCAGGCAGCCACGGCAAGGGCTTCGCCGTGGTGGCCGAGGAGGTCCGCAACCTGGCCTCGCGCAGCGCCAAGGCCGCCCGCGAGACCGCCCAGCTCATCGAAGGCTCGGTGAACCGCACGGCCCACGGCGACAGCATCGTGCGTGAAACCGCGGATTCCCTTTCCGCCATCGTGGAGCAGGCCGCCAGCGTGGCCGCGCTCGTGGCGGACATCTCGGACGCCTCGGACCGCCAGGCCCAGGGCGTGCAGCAGGTTTCCGACGGCCTCAACCAGATCGACGCGGTGACCCAGCGCAACACGGCCAACGCCGAGGAGACCGCCTCCGCCGCCGAAGAGCTTTCCGCCCAGTCCACGGAGCTGCGCGGGCTGATGCACCGCTTCAAGGTCAGGCGCGAGGGCATGGGCGGCAGGCCGGATTCCGACGAGGAGAAGCCCGTGCGCATGGAAGTGCGGCGGGAGCGTCCCCGGAGCCTGCCGGGGTCCGGCGTGCGCACGGAGAAGGGCGCCCGGCAGTCCCGGCCCGCGGAGCAGGGAGCCTGGGACGGCAAGGCTCAGGAGCCCGGCGAGATCATCTCTCTGGATGACGACGAATACGGGCGCTATTAG
- the kamA gene encoding lysine 2,3-aminomutase yields MQRIEEQQRQVARRVDKEDWRNNWTDWKWHVRHSVRDIKSFEKLLGVEFPDLERRAFSRTVDKFPMSVTPYYLSLIEADDYENDPVFRQAFPSPHELEIGRFDMKDPLHEDKDSPAEGITHRYPDRVLFHVSNLCSMYCRHCTRKRKVGDVDSVPSKKTLQKGIEYIRNTPQVRDVLLSGGDPLMLSDERLDWILGELRAIEHVDVVRIGTRMPVVLPYRVTDDLVNMLKKHHPLWLNTHFNHPRELTDTSRAALAKLANAGIPLGNQSVLLAGVNDCPRLIKTLNHKLVKNRVRPYYLYQCDLSEGLTHFRTPVGKGIEIMESLRGHTSGFAVPTYVIDAPGGGGKIPVMPNYVVSWGTNKVILRNYEGVITTYAEPKDYEAQYCDRNCDDCNLQLKEEDAEEKCVGIEKLLSDSDDTQSLTPIDNDRIGRRTDAA; encoded by the coding sequence ATGCAGCGCATCGAAGAACAGCAACGGCAGGTGGCCCGCAGGGTGGACAAGGAAGACTGGCGGAACAACTGGACCGACTGGAAATGGCATGTGCGCCACTCCGTACGCGACATCAAGAGCTTTGAGAAACTTCTCGGCGTGGAGTTTCCGGACCTGGAGCGGCGCGCCTTCTCGCGCACCGTGGACAAGTTCCCCATGTCCGTGACCCCGTATTATCTTTCGCTGATCGAGGCGGACGACTACGAAAACGACCCCGTGTTCCGGCAGGCCTTCCCCTCGCCCCATGAACTGGAAATCGGCAGATTCGACATGAAGGATCCGCTGCACGAGGACAAGGACAGCCCGGCCGAAGGCATCACCCACCGCTACCCGGACCGGGTGCTCTTCCACGTCAGCAACCTTTGCTCCATGTATTGCCGCCACTGCACGCGCAAGCGCAAGGTCGGCGACGTGGACTCGGTGCCGTCCAAGAAAACCCTGCAAAAGGGCATCGAATACATCCGCAACACCCCGCAGGTGCGCGACGTGCTGCTCTCCGGCGGCGACCCGCTCATGCTCTCGGACGAGCGCCTGGACTGGATTCTCGGCGAGCTGCGGGCCATCGAGCACGTGGACGTGGTGCGCATCGGCACGCGCATGCCCGTGGTCCTGCCCTACCGCGTCACGGACGACCTCGTGAACATGCTCAAGAAGCACCACCCGCTCTGGCTGAACACCCACTTCAACCATCCGCGCGAGCTGACCGACACCTCCCGCGCGGCCCTGGCCAAGCTCGCCAACGCGGGCATCCCCCTCGGCAACCAGAGCGTGCTGCTCGCGGGCGTGAACGACTGCCCCCGGCTGATCAAGACCCTGAACCACAAGCTCGTGAAGAACCGCGTGCGCCCCTATTATCTCTACCAGTGCGACCTCTCCGAGGGCCTGACCCATTTCCGCACGCCCGTGGGCAAGGGCATCGAGATCATGGAGAGCCTGCGCGGCCACACCAGCGGATTCGCCGTGCCCACCTACGTCATCGACGCGCCCGGCGGCGGCGGCAAGATTCCGGTCATGCCCAACTACGTCGTGTCCTGGGGCACGAACAAGGTCATCCTGCGCAACTACGAGGGAGTGATCACCACCTATGCCGAGCCCAAGGACTACGAGGCCCAGTACTGCGACCGCAACTGCGACGACTGCAACCTCCAGCTCAAGGAAGAGGACGCCGAAGAGAAGTGCGTGGGCATCGAGAAGCTGCTTTCGGACAGCGACGACACCCAGAGCCTGACGCCCATCGACAACGACCGCATCGGAAGGAGAACGGATGCAGCCTGA
- a CDS encoding PAS and helix-turn-helix domain-containing protein: protein MTNDHDSIPVRESLPGAEETADARNAASPIPADAAAVGDAIFETSSDPMFLLDEERRVLQANPAALRLFDPDGRGVEGRDVVELLAAEHRNPFSAAHATLDNDETWTARLTAQNSSGHDLPVRAQLRRMDADDQCLYHLALRDLTDRTRLERGLERKSREVEGMNLALQSMVRSADEAATLARRELIEELRRDLLPALERMAGESSPELRRSYLEMIRERLEGLSEGDPESLSPLLLRLTPRELEICRLIRTGRSGSEIADLLSSSFETIQTHRKNIRRKLGLRGRKLSLATFLQGQPGLD, encoded by the coding sequence ATGACCAACGACCACGACTCCATTCCTGTTCGGGAATCCCTGCCCGGCGCAGAGGAAACCGCAGACGCCCGGAACGCGGCCTCCCCGATTCCCGCCGACGCCGCAGCCGTGGGGGACGCGATCTTCGAGACCTCCTCGGACCCCATGTTTCTGCTCGACGAGGAACGGCGCGTGCTCCAGGCAAACCCTGCCGCCTTGCGCCTCTTCGACCCGGACGGCCGGGGCGTGGAGGGCCGGGACGTGGTGGAGCTGCTCGCCGCCGAGCATCGCAACCCCTTCAGCGCGGCCCACGCCACCCTGGACAACGATGAGACCTGGACCGCGCGGCTGACCGCCCAGAACAGCTCCGGGCACGACCTGCCCGTGCGCGCCCAGCTTCGGCGCATGGACGCGGACGACCAATGCCTCTACCACCTCGCCCTGCGCGACCTCACCGACCGCACCCGCCTGGAGCGCGGGCTGGAGCGCAAGAGCCGCGAAGTGGAAGGCATGAACCTGGCCTTGCAGAGCATGGTCCGCTCCGCGGACGAGGCAGCCACCCTGGCGCGGCGGGAGCTGATCGAGGAATTGCGGCGCGACCTGCTGCCCGCGCTGGAACGCATGGCCGGGGAATCCTCCCCGGAACTGCGCCGCAGCTATCTGGAGATGATCCGCGAACGCCTGGAGGGACTTTCCGAAGGCGATCCCGAAAGCCTCTCGCCGCTGCTGCTGCGGCTGACCCCGCGCGAGCTGGAAATCTGCCGCCTGATCCGCACGGGCCGCAGCGGCTCCGAAATCGCGGACCTGCTCAGCTCCTCCTTCGAGACCATCCAGACCCACCGCAAGAACATCCGCCGCAAGCTGGGCCTGCGCGGGCGCAAGCTTTCCCTGGCCACCTTCCTGCAAGGACAGCCCGGCCTGGACTGA